The proteins below come from a single Tsuneonella deserti genomic window:
- a CDS encoding DUF6504 family protein, with product MIPPTANPPRRILSAWLSRLAIDRWRLAEGCAPGEGADAEPLALITDTAHGPRIDAANDAGLAAGARPGMMLADARALCPQIGVSPSDPAGNHDFLEKLALWALRWGPWSAMDAPDGLLVDITAVAHLFGGEARLVADVQARFASRGLAAHVAIAPTAGAAWALSHYGLPGTILAPSDDTAARLADLPVAALRLDGDVLAVLRRLGLKRIGDMTDRFGESTGRDALHRRFRNRKSPGANPLVRLDQLLGKVPEPLLPVVPTTMPLVQRRLMEPIRHRALLDTVVADLAADMARTLEGLGQGARRLELGMWRIDGEVVIRRLELAAATREAAHIVRLFAARLDDVDAGFGIETVRLRASWAEPLALAQADIEAAAEEHGTSLAACIDRLTVRLGANAVRRPVAYASHIPERAQRWQPPLEPEPAAQGELAFHARPLKLLDRAEKIAVLYSTPDGYPRAFRWRGRVHEVARVEGPERIAPEWWREKGNARLRDYYRIEDEGGRRYWIYRLGLIGDGRGGPPDWFLQGLCA from the coding sequence ATGATACCGCCGACAGCGAATCCGCCGCGCCGTATCCTCTCGGCCTGGCTTTCGCGGCTGGCGATCGATCGCTGGCGGCTGGCTGAAGGCTGTGCGCCGGGGGAGGGCGCCGATGCCGAGCCGCTGGCGCTGATCACCGACACCGCGCACGGACCGCGCATCGATGCCGCCAACGATGCCGGTCTCGCGGCCGGTGCGCGCCCCGGCATGATGCTGGCGGACGCGCGTGCGCTGTGTCCGCAAATCGGGGTGAGCCCAAGCGATCCGGCAGGCAATCACGATTTCCTCGAGAAGCTGGCGCTGTGGGCGCTTCGCTGGGGTCCGTGGTCGGCGATGGACGCGCCCGATGGGCTGCTGGTCGATATCACCGCAGTCGCTCACCTGTTCGGTGGGGAAGCGAGGTTGGTTGCTGATGTGCAAGCCCGCTTCGCCTCGCGCGGACTGGCTGCCCATGTCGCCATCGCGCCGACTGCGGGGGCGGCATGGGCGCTGTCGCATTACGGACTGCCGGGCACGATTCTTGCCCCTTCGGATGACACTGCCGCACGCCTTGCCGACCTGCCGGTGGCGGCGTTGCGGCTCGACGGCGACGTGCTCGCGGTGCTGCGACGGCTTGGCCTCAAGCGTATTGGAGACATGACCGATCGGTTTGGCGAAAGCACGGGGCGCGATGCGCTGCATCGCCGTTTTCGCAACCGCAAGTCGCCCGGCGCCAATCCGCTTGTCCGGCTCGACCAATTGCTTGGCAAAGTGCCCGAGCCGCTCCTGCCGGTGGTGCCGACCACAATGCCTCTGGTCCAGCGCCGGCTGATGGAACCCATCCGGCATCGCGCCCTGCTCGATACCGTTGTCGCCGATCTCGCCGCCGACATGGCTCGCACGCTGGAAGGGCTGGGGCAGGGCGCCCGTCGGCTGGAACTGGGCATGTGGCGGATCGATGGCGAAGTGGTGATCCGTCGCCTGGAGCTGGCTGCCGCCACGCGCGAGGCGGCCCATATCGTCCGCCTGTTCGCCGCCCGGCTCGATGACGTCGATGCAGGCTTCGGAATCGAGACCGTCCGCCTGCGCGCCAGCTGGGCGGAACCGCTCGCGCTGGCTCAGGCCGATATCGAGGCGGCGGCGGAGGAGCATGGCACCAGTCTAGCCGCCTGTATCGACCGCCTGACTGTCCGCTTGGGGGCCAATGCGGTGCGCCGGCCGGTGGCCTATGCCAGCCATATCCCCGAACGTGCGCAGCGTTGGCAGCCGCCGCTGGAACCCGAGCCGGCCGCGCAGGGCGAACTGGCGTTCCATGCCCGTCCTCTCAAGCTGCTCGACCGGGCAGAGAAGATCGCGGTGCTCTATTCCACTCCCGATGGCTACCCGCGCGCTTTTCGCTGGCGCGGCCGGGTTCACGAGGTTGCCCGGGTCGAAGGCCCCGAACGGATCGCGCCCGAATGGTGGCGCGAGAAAGGCAACGCCCGCCTGCGCGACTATTACCGGATCGAGGACGAGGGGGGGCGCCGTTACTGGATCTATCGTCTCGGCCTGATCGGCGATGGACGCGGCGGCCCGCCCGACTGGTTCCTGCAGGGGCTATGCGCCTGA
- a CDS encoding DUF72 domain-containing protein, which yields MGSTRIGTAGWSIGREAADRFPPVGSSLERYSAVFDAVEINSSFHRPHRVSTWERWRDSVPAGFHFSVKVPKRITHELKLADHEEALATFLAEVGALGEKLAVLLVQLPPKLALDPQVARAFFTDLAVRSHAAIACEPRHQSWFTDEADALLAGLRVARVAADPARHPGAGEPGGWSGLAYWRLHGSPVMYRSSYHDRIAAYASTIDEAARTGSAAWCIFDNTASSAAMGDALELKDASGA from the coding sequence ATGGGATCGACCCGCATCGGCACCGCAGGATGGAGCATCGGGCGCGAGGCTGCGGACCGCTTCCCCCCGGTGGGCAGCAGCCTGGAACGCTACTCGGCCGTGTTTGACGCGGTAGAAATCAACAGTTCCTTCCACCGCCCGCATCGTGTTTCGACCTGGGAGCGGTGGCGCGACAGCGTGCCGGCGGGCTTCCACTTCTCGGTCAAAGTGCCCAAGCGGATCACCCACGAGCTCAAGCTGGCGGACCATGAGGAAGCGTTGGCCACCTTTCTTGCCGAGGTGGGGGCTCTGGGCGAAAAACTGGCGGTGCTGCTCGTTCAGTTGCCCCCGAAACTGGCGCTCGATCCACAGGTCGCGCGCGCATTCTTCACCGATCTGGCAGTGCGCAGTCATGCGGCGATCGCGTGCGAGCCGCGCCATCAGAGCTGGTTTACCGACGAGGCAGATGCCCTGCTGGCAGGTCTGCGCGTCGCGCGCGTCGCAGCCGATCCCGCACGCCATCCGGGCGCGGGGGAACCCGGCGGCTGGAGCGGCCTCGCCTACTGGCGGCTGCACGGATCGCCGGTGATGTACCGTTCGAGCTACCACGATCGCATCGCGGCATATGCGTCCACCATTGACGAAGCAGCAAGGACCGGGAGCGCGGCGTGGTGCATCTTCGACAATACGGCTTCGTCTGCCGCGATGGGCGATGCGCTGGAGCTTAAGGATGCGTCAGGCGCATAG
- the panB gene encoding 3-methyl-2-oxobutanoate hydroxymethyltransferase: MSTTFQLDTATSRAHPTPQPMRRLTVPAIRGRKADGATRDPLVMLTAYTARQAQLLDEHCDILLVGDSLGQVIYGLPSTLQVTLDMMIAHGAAVVRGSYHSLVVVDMPFGTYEGGPAKAFESASRIMAETGCAAVKLEGGEAMAETIAFLSQRGIPVMAHVGLTPQAVNSLGGYGARGRSQQEHDKIIADGKAVQDAGAFAVVAEGVIEPIAVALTGSLEIPVIGIGASARCDGQVLVTEDMLGMFERVPRFVKRYEDLAGVISKAAGTYAAEVRAREFPTADQTYQPK; this comes from the coding sequence ATGTCCACCACCTTCCAGCTCGACACTGCGACCAGCCGCGCCCACCCCACCCCGCAGCCGATGCGGCGGCTCACGGTTCCGGCGATCAGGGGGCGCAAGGCGGACGGCGCGACGCGCGATCCGCTGGTGATGCTGACCGCCTACACCGCCCGGCAGGCGCAGTTGCTGGACGAGCACTGCGATATCCTGCTGGTGGGGGATTCGCTCGGCCAGGTGATCTACGGGCTGCCTTCCACGCTGCAGGTCACGCTCGACATGATGATCGCTCACGGCGCCGCGGTGGTGCGCGGCAGCTATCACAGCCTCGTCGTGGTCGACATGCCGTTCGGGACTTATGAAGGCGGTCCTGCCAAGGCGTTCGAGAGCGCCAGCCGGATCATGGCGGAGACCGGCTGCGCGGCGGTCAAGCTCGAAGGCGGAGAGGCGATGGCCGAGACGATCGCCTTTCTCTCCCAACGCGGCATTCCGGTGATGGCGCATGTCGGCCTTACCCCTCAAGCGGTCAATTCGCTCGGCGGCTACGGCGCGCGCGGACGCAGCCAGCAAGAGCACGACAAGATCATTGCCGACGGCAAGGCCGTGCAGGATGCCGGTGCTTTCGCAGTCGTGGCTGAAGGCGTGATCGAACCGATCGCCGTCGCCTTGACGGGATCGCTGGAAATTCCCGTCATCGGCATTGGTGCGTCGGCGCGGTGCGACGGCCAGGTTCTGGTGACCGAAGACATGCTCGGAATGTTCGAGCGCGTCCCGCGCTTCGTCAAGCGCTACGAGGATCTTGCTGGCGTCATTTCGAAGGCAGCCGGCACTTATGCTGCCGAAGTGCGCGCCCGGGAATTCCCCACGGCCGACCAGACCTACCAGCCCAAATAG
- a CDS encoding recA-like protein, whose product MSRFRAMSLLAEPAQPLLSGSGLAAVSSRAKRWRPGIAAPYHNEVFAPGGEASGAAAALAFAIDALRHAEAGPAAEAEDRRALLWVQDKAALRLGGRPYQPGLPAAFRHRLVHVVCEKPEDALFALEEGLRCRDVAAVIGEVAGNPRALDFTASRRLTLTSEKHGVPLWLVRLDATHDLSSARMRWKVRAAPSPPPRWNAQAPGAPHWQAELFRARQHPPGTWTLSDEQDRLAAAKVTTDDTADSESAAPYPLGLAFAAGDRSLAAG is encoded by the coding sequence ATGAGTCGTTTCCGCGCCATGTCCCTGCTTGCCGAGCCTGCCCAACCGCTTCTCTCCGGATCCGGTCTTGCGGCGGTTTCCTCACGTGCGAAGCGATGGCGGCCGGGGATCGCCGCCCCTTATCACAACGAGGTGTTCGCTCCGGGTGGTGAGGCATCGGGGGCGGCTGCCGCGCTGGCTTTTGCAATCGATGCCTTGCGTCATGCCGAAGCCGGACCTGCTGCCGAAGCGGAAGACCGCCGCGCGCTGTTGTGGGTGCAGGACAAGGCCGCTCTCCGGTTAGGTGGGCGCCCCTACCAACCGGGACTACCGGCAGCTTTCCGTCACCGGCTGGTGCACGTGGTCTGCGAAAAGCCCGAGGACGCGCTGTTTGCGCTCGAGGAAGGGTTGCGCTGCCGGGATGTCGCCGCAGTGATCGGCGAAGTCGCGGGCAATCCCCGGGCGCTCGATTTCACTGCTTCGCGCCGGCTTACACTGACATCGGAAAAGCACGGCGTTCCCCTGTGGCTGGTGCGTCTCGATGCCACCCATGACCTGTCGTCGGCGCGGATGCGGTGGAAAGTGCGCGCCGCGCCGTCCCCGCCGCCCCGCTGGAACGCGCAGGCTCCCGGCGCTCCCCACTGGCAGGCCGAACTGTTCCGCGCCCGTCAGCATCCCCCCGGTACATGGACCTTGAGCGATGAGCAGGACCGTCTCGCCGCCGCCAAAGTCACCACCGATGATACCGCCGACAGCGAATCCGCCGCGCCGTATCCTCTCGGCCTGGCTTTCGCGGCTGGCGATCGATCGCTGGCGGCTGGCTGA
- a CDS encoding pyridoxamine 5'-phosphate oxidase family protein gives MKYDQGNAEELKQKFWKAFADSPFVFVSLQSTANDAVVMTAQLDKDANSAIWFFTSKDNHLAEMGPATCTFASKDHDMFARFEGNLTEETSRERLDKQWSNFVEAYFPGGKDDPNLLMLRMDLGNAELWAADQGILTTAKMAMGMDVRGEVADSHAEAAL, from the coding sequence ATGAAATACGACCAAGGCAATGCCGAGGAACTGAAGCAGAAATTCTGGAAAGCGTTCGCCGATTCGCCGTTCGTTTTCGTGTCCTTGCAAAGCACCGCCAACGATGCGGTGGTGATGACCGCCCAACTCGACAAGGATGCCAACAGCGCGATCTGGTTCTTCACCTCGAAGGACAATCACCTGGCCGAGATGGGCCCGGCGACGTGCACTTTCGCGAGCAAGGACCACGACATGTTCGCGCGCTTCGAAGGCAACCTGACCGAAGAAACCAGCCGCGAACGGCTGGACAAGCAGTGGTCCAATTTCGTTGAAGCCTATTTCCCGGGAGGGAAGGACGATCCCAACCTGCTGATGCTCCGCATGGACCTCGGCAATGCCGAACTATGGGCAGCGGACCAGGGAATTCTCACCACAGCCAAGATGGCAATGGGCATGGACGTCCGCGGCGAGGTTGCCGACAGCCACGCCGAAGCCGCACTCTGA
- a CDS encoding amino acid permease, producing the protein MLLDRVKPLDAILATAERKSLKRTLGWFQLTLMGIGCVIGTGIFVLTAVGAQKAGPGLMIAFAIAGAVCIVAALCYAEIAAMIPVAGSAYTYSYATIGEFFAWTVGWALIMEYAIAASAVSVGWSGYFSGTVLGGLGIDLPTWLSAGPLAFGGVEGGLINLPALVIALLVTFLLVIGTSESAKVNAVLVAIKVVALTAFVALTLTSSQFDAEKFNPFLPAGIFGGWGTGVGAVGAAATMFFAYVGFDAVSTAAEETKNPQRNVPIGLVGSLLFCTVFYILVAAGAIGAIGGQPIMDAMGLPLEAGSPELARQCAMPQYADALVCSNEPLAHVLKMLGFTGFGNAIGLAAFLALPSVILVLIFGQTRIFFVMSRDGLLPERLSRVHPKFQTPHVVTIITGLAVAVAAAFFPVGQLADISNAGTLYAFMMVAIAVMVLRVKDPSRRRHFKVPGVWIIAPLTIIGCVLLFFNLPSAAMLFLPGWGVLGLLVYFGYSRRQSHLGRGIVEVVDDVAGEELQVPIHPPAE; encoded by the coding sequence ATGCTACTCGATCGCGTAAAGCCGCTCGACGCCATCCTGGCGACGGCGGAAAGGAAGTCACTTAAGCGTACACTCGGCTGGTTCCAGCTGACCCTGATGGGGATCGGCTGCGTCATCGGCACCGGCATCTTCGTGCTGACCGCGGTCGGCGCGCAAAAGGCCGGGCCGGGGCTGATGATCGCGTTCGCCATCGCCGGCGCTGTCTGCATCGTCGCTGCGCTCTGCTACGCCGAAATCGCCGCCATGATCCCGGTAGCGGGAAGCGCCTACACCTACAGCTACGCGACCATCGGCGAGTTCTTCGCCTGGACGGTCGGCTGGGCGTTGATCATGGAATACGCGATCGCCGCGAGTGCGGTCTCCGTCGGATGGTCGGGATACTTCTCCGGCACTGTGCTCGGAGGGCTCGGGATAGACTTGCCAACCTGGCTAAGCGCCGGCCCGCTGGCGTTCGGCGGGGTCGAGGGTGGATTGATCAACCTGCCTGCACTTGTGATCGCTCTGCTCGTGACGTTCCTGCTCGTGATCGGCACCAGTGAAAGCGCCAAGGTCAATGCAGTGCTGGTGGCGATCAAGGTCGTCGCGCTGACGGCCTTCGTGGCGCTCACGCTGACCAGCTCTCAATTCGACGCTGAAAAGTTCAACCCCTTCCTGCCTGCCGGCATTTTCGGCGGCTGGGGCACCGGTGTGGGCGCGGTCGGCGCGGCGGCAACGATGTTCTTTGCCTATGTCGGCTTCGACGCGGTTTCGACCGCGGCGGAGGAAACCAAGAACCCGCAGCGTAACGTGCCCATCGGCCTCGTCGGCTCGCTGCTGTTCTGCACCGTGTTCTACATCCTGGTGGCAGCCGGCGCGATCGGCGCGATCGGTGGCCAACCGATCATGGACGCGATGGGGCTTCCACTCGAGGCGGGCTCGCCCGAGCTCGCGCGCCAGTGCGCGATGCCGCAGTACGCGGACGCGCTCGTCTGCTCGAACGAGCCGCTCGCGCACGTCCTCAAGATGCTCGGCTTCACCGGCTTCGGCAACGCGATCGGCCTTGCAGCCTTCCTGGCGCTGCCTTCGGTGATCCTGGTGCTGATCTTCGGCCAGACGCGCATCTTCTTCGTGATGAGCCGTGACGGTCTTCTGCCCGAGCGGCTGAGCAGGGTGCATCCGAAGTTCCAGACGCCGCACGTGGTGACCATCATCACCGGTCTCGCGGTGGCAGTCGCCGCGGCGTTTTTCCCGGTCGGTCAGCTGGCCGACATCTCTAACGCCGGCACGCTCTACGCGTTCATGATGGTGGCAATCGCGGTCATGGTGCTGCGGGTGAAGGATCCGTCGCGCAGGCGTCACTTCAAGGTGCCTGGCGTGTGGATCATTGCTCCGTTGACGATCATCGGCTGCGTGCTGCTGTTCTTCAACCTGCCGAGCGCGGCGATGCTGTTCCTGCCCGGCTGGGGAGTGCTCGGCCTGCTCGTCTATTTCGGCTACAGCCGGAGGCAGAGCCACCTGGGCCGCGGGATCGTCGAAGTGGTCGACGATGTGGCGGGCGAGGAACTGCAGGTGCCAATCCACCCGCCTGCGGAGTAA